A genome region from Arthrobacter sp. V1I9 includes the following:
- the aceB gene encoding malate synthase A, whose product MNSFTDSFTINGITLTAQPVCRQDEVLTPDALAFVAKLHRATAERRQELLQARRARRAEIAAGADPRFLRETEHIRNDPSWRVAPPAPGLEDRRVEITGPVDKKMTINALNSGAKVWLADMEDSSTPTWRNVIKGQLNLTDALERRIDFTTEEGKEYKLRPAADLPTIVVRPRGWHLPEKHMLIDGTPIAGGIVDFGLFFFHNARRLLAQGKGPYFYLPKIENHLEARLWNDIFILAQDLLNIPQGTIRATVLIETITAAFEMEEILYELRDHASGLNAGRWDYIFSLIKNFRTRGPRFVLPDRAQVTMTAPFMRAYTEQLVRACHKRGAMAIGGMAAAVPNRKDPEANTNALEKVRADKTREANDGFDGSWVAHPDLVPVCRDVFDGVLGAKPNQLHKLREDVTPDDRALINIASLHGTITEQGIRNNIEVGIRYIESWLRGNGAVAIHNLMEDAATAEISRSQLWQWIYARAITDHGEIITHHWIDELLDEEFARLERFDGDRFEDARDIFEEVTLAQDFPSFLTLPAYARYLTEARERASVEELAAA is encoded by the coding sequence ATGAACAGCTTCACCGACAGCTTCACTATCAATGGCATTACCCTCACCGCCCAGCCGGTTTGCCGGCAGGACGAGGTTCTTACTCCGGATGCTCTGGCGTTCGTGGCTAAACTGCACCGGGCCACGGCTGAGCGTCGGCAGGAACTGCTGCAGGCCCGACGTGCACGGCGGGCCGAGATCGCCGCGGGCGCTGATCCCCGGTTCCTGCGGGAAACCGAGCACATCCGCAACGACCCGTCCTGGCGCGTCGCTCCCCCAGCCCCGGGCTTGGAGGACCGCCGCGTCGAAATCACCGGACCCGTGGACAAAAAGATGACCATCAACGCCCTGAACTCCGGCGCCAAGGTCTGGCTCGCGGACATGGAAGACTCCTCCACCCCCACCTGGCGCAACGTCATCAAGGGCCAGCTGAACCTCACCGACGCCCTCGAACGCCGGATCGACTTCACCACCGAAGAGGGCAAGGAATACAAACTCCGCCCCGCCGCGGACCTGCCCACCATCGTGGTCCGCCCCCGCGGCTGGCACCTGCCCGAAAAACACATGCTCATCGACGGCACCCCGATCGCCGGCGGGATCGTGGACTTCGGCCTGTTCTTCTTCCACAACGCCCGCCGCCTCCTGGCCCAGGGCAAGGGCCCGTACTTCTACCTGCCCAAGATCGAGAACCACCTGGAAGCCCGGCTCTGGAACGACATCTTCATCCTCGCCCAGGACCTCCTGAACATCCCGCAGGGCACCATCCGCGCCACCGTGCTGATTGAAACCATCACCGCAGCCTTCGAAATGGAGGAAATCCTCTACGAACTGCGCGACCACGCCTCCGGCCTGAACGCCGGCCGCTGGGACTACATCTTCTCCCTGATCAAGAACTTCCGCACCCGAGGCCCCCGCTTCGTCCTCCCGGACCGGGCCCAGGTGACCATGACCGCCCCCTTCATGCGCGCCTACACCGAACAACTCGTCCGGGCCTGCCACAAGCGCGGCGCCATGGCCATCGGCGGCATGGCAGCAGCTGTTCCCAACCGCAAAGACCCCGAAGCCAACACCAACGCCCTCGAAAAGGTCCGCGCCGACAAAACCCGCGAAGCCAACGACGGGTTTGACGGCTCCTGGGTGGCCCACCCCGACCTGGTGCCGGTGTGCCGCGACGTCTTCGACGGCGTTTTAGGCGCCAAGCCCAACCAGCTGCACAAGCTCCGCGAGGACGTCACCCCGGACGACCGCGCCCTGATCAACATCGCCTCACTCCACGGCACCATCACCGAACAGGGCATCCGGAACAACATCGAAGTCGGCATCCGCTACATCGAATCCTGGCTGCGCGGCAACGGTGCCGTCGCCATCCACAACCTCATGGAAGACGCCGCCACCGCCGAGATCTCCCGGTCCCAGCTGTGGCAGTGGATCTACGCCCGGGCGATTACCGACCACGGCGAAATCATCACCCACCACTGGATCGATGAACTGCTCGACGAGGAATTCGCACGGCTGGAACGCTTCGACGGCGACCGCTTCGAAGACGCCCGCGACATCTTCGAAGAAGTCACCCTCGCCCAGGACTTCCCGTCCTTCCTCACCCTGCCCGCCTACGCCCGCTACCTCACGGAAGCCCGGGAACGGGCATCGGTGGAGGAGCTGGCCGCGGCGTAG